The Vigna unguiculata cultivar IT97K-499-35 chromosome 6, ASM411807v1, whole genome shotgun sequence genome contains a region encoding:
- the LOC114187002 gene encoding sec-independent protein translocase protein TATA, chloroplastic, with product MEMRMMSCVGFSSSIPKAAIGLGSSSSLCLGNPKLLNSGSGRVSLVSVNGGRRRNRGFTCNALFGLGVPELVVIAGVAALVFGPKKLPEVGRSIGKTVKSFQQAAKEFESELKKEPGSTEEDSSEKPIALGEQEKLDNELSSSKETA from the exons atggaGATGAGGATGATGAGCTGCGTTGGGTTTTCGAGTTCAATCCCAAAAGCCGCAATTGGCTTGGGTTCTTCTTCATCTTTGTGTTTGGGAAACCCCAAGTTGTTGAATTCAGGAAGTGGAAGGGTAAGTTTAGTGAGCGTtaatggtggaagaagaagaaacagaGGCTTCACTTGCAACGCTCTTTTCGGATTGGGCGTGCCAGAACTCGTCGTTATTGCCGGCGTGGCAGCGCTGGTTTTTGGGCCCAAGAAATTGCCCGAAGTGGGTCGAAGCATCGGCAAAACTGTGAAGAGCTTCCAGCAG GCGGCAAAGGAATTTGAGTCGGAGCTTAAGAAGGAACCTGGTTCCACAGAAGAAGACTCTTCTGAGAAACCTATTGCCCTTGGTGAACAGGAGAAGCTGGACAATGAGTTGTCTAGTTCTAAGGAGACTGCATGA